In Frondihabitans sp. PAMC 28766, a genomic segment contains:
- a CDS encoding L-rhamnose mutarotase, with amino-acid sequence MRVALHSIIREGSEADYEKTHGAVPHDLVESFDRVGITSWTIWRSGRDLFHVVVADDYAAADARLADDPANRRWQAMIGPFVERFVEGEDGGSPLLRQVWDFETQKQHEGDAR; translated from the coding sequence GTGCGAGTCGCTTTGCATTCGATCATTCGCGAGGGGTCCGAAGCCGACTACGAGAAGACTCACGGCGCCGTGCCCCACGATCTCGTGGAATCCTTCGACCGCGTCGGGATCACCTCCTGGACGATCTGGAGGTCGGGCCGCGACCTCTTCCACGTCGTCGTCGCCGACGACTACGCCGCGGCCGACGCCCGCCTGGCGGACGATCCGGCGAACAGGCGCTGGCAGGCGATGATCGGCCCGTTCGTCGAACGGTTCGTGGAGGGCGAAGATGGAGGGTCCCCGCTGCTCCGGCAGGTGTGGGACTTCGAGACGCAGAAGCAGCACGAAGGAGACGCACGATGA
- a CDS encoding alpha-L-fucosidase: MATESSAWFTHDRFGMFVHWGLYALPARHEWVMNYERITTGDYEKYFDHFEPDLYDPDAWAQAAKDAGMKYVVLTTKHHEGFCLWDTALTDYKSTNTMAGRDLVRPFVDAVRKAGLKVGFYHSLIDWHHPDFLVDGRHPNRDDPDAEEQNVGRDMAKYREYLHGQVRELLTDYGRIDYLFFDFSYKGDPRGEVWGAKGRDDWDSEKLLAMCRELQPGILVNDRLDIPGDFVTPEQYQPAGPMTEGGEEVLWEACQTLNGSWGYFRDNDNYKSPDLLVRMLIDGVSKNGNLLLNVGPTARGVFEAEAVDSLSQIGDWMRFHSRSIYGAGASSFTPPPDARYTQRGDRLYLHLFAWPFEHVHLPGLAGRVEYAQLLNDASEVFMQEIDPDAVGFHTGMGAQPPGTLTLTLPVVRPDVAVPVVELFLTS, from the coding sequence ATGGCGACCGAATCCTCGGCCTGGTTCACACACGACCGCTTCGGCATGTTCGTACACTGGGGCCTGTATGCCCTGCCCGCCCGTCACGAGTGGGTCATGAACTACGAGCGCATCACCACAGGCGACTACGAGAAGTACTTCGACCACTTCGAACCCGATCTCTACGACCCGGATGCGTGGGCGCAGGCCGCCAAGGACGCCGGTATGAAGTACGTCGTGCTCACCACAAAGCACCACGAGGGGTTCTGCCTCTGGGACACCGCGCTGACCGACTACAAGTCGACGAACACGATGGCCGGGCGCGACCTCGTCCGCCCGTTCGTCGATGCGGTCCGCAAGGCGGGCCTCAAGGTCGGGTTCTACCACTCGCTGATCGACTGGCACCACCCCGACTTCCTGGTCGACGGCCGCCACCCCAACCGCGACGACCCCGATGCCGAAGAGCAGAACGTCGGCCGCGACATGGCGAAGTACCGCGAATACCTCCACGGGCAGGTGCGCGAGCTGCTGACCGACTACGGCCGGATCGACTACCTCTTCTTCGACTTCTCGTACAAGGGCGACCCCCGCGGCGAGGTCTGGGGCGCGAAGGGCCGCGACGACTGGGACTCCGAGAAGCTCCTGGCGATGTGCCGCGAGCTGCAGCCCGGCATCCTGGTCAACGACCGCCTCGACATCCCCGGCGACTTCGTGACTCCCGAGCAGTACCAGCCGGCCGGCCCGATGACGGAGGGCGGCGAAGAGGTGCTGTGGGAGGCGTGCCAGACGCTCAACGGCAGCTGGGGCTACTTCCGGGACAACGACAACTACAAGAGCCCCGACCTGCTGGTCAGGATGCTGATCGACGGGGTCTCGAAGAACGGCAACCTCCTGCTCAACGTCGGCCCGACCGCCCGCGGCGTCTTCGAGGCCGAGGCCGTCGACTCGCTCTCGCAGATCGGCGACTGGATGAGGTTCCATTCGCGCTCGATCTACGGAGCCGGCGCCTCGTCGTTCACGCCGCCGCCTGACGCACGCTACACGCAGCGCGGAGACCGCCTCTACCTGCACCTCTTCGCGTGGCCGTTCGAGCACGTCCACCTGCCCGGCCTCGCCGGCCGTGTCGAGTACGCCCAGCTGCTGAACGACGCGTCCGAGGTCTTCATGCAGGAGATCGATCCCGACGCCGTCGGATTCCACACCGGCATGGGCGCTCAGCCGCCCGGCACCCTGACGCTGACCTTGCCCGTCGTCCGCCCGGACGTCGCCGTGCCCGTCGTCGAGCTCTTCCTGACCAGTTGA